DNA from Pajaroellobacter abortibovis:
CGTTTGATCTCTTTGAAAACCGTAACGCGTACCTCCATCTCAAAAGGGGAAGTTGAAAATAGCCTGGACATTCCAAGTTGTTGTTGTTGAAGCTGGTGGAAGACGCAGGGAGGAAAAAGCGTTCATCTCCCCTTATGTTGTGAGAGTGGGGAAGAAAGGGAGGAGATAGCTTGTTACTTTCTCTTTGGAGGCTTTGATCTGGGCGTGGGCGGCCTCAATATCCCCTCTTTTATCAAGTAAGTCAGTAGGCTGACAGCAGTCGAGAACATAATCAATGAGACCGTTTAAGGTTAATCGAAGGGTAACCCCTATAGCTTCTGGAACACCGAGCGCAAGAAACACTGAGTCTTGCGCTTTTCTGGTCGTTTCGTCTCCGATGACCAAAATGGCGCGCACACTTGTAATGTCCTGCATCGTTGTCTCGATAGCGCGAGCAGGAGGGGCAATGGAACTCACCATTGGATCTTGAATTGGATCCAAAGGCTAATGTGATGGTGGAGTGACGGGTGAATCTTCTGGAACGTTTTAGGAGGCTAATGTAATGAGAGAGGAGGCATCCCAATTATTGCTAATGCAATGAAATAATAGCAATGAAAAGAACATGTACAGCTCCAACCCCGCATTTTTCTTTTAATGGAGAAATCATAGTCTTCAATAGAGGATGGATCTCTTTATCAGACTTTACCTCATACTTAAATTTTAATCTCAATCGCTTCCAATACACATGAATCATGGATAAAACTCAAATTTTATCATAAAATAATGGAGTGAGCTTGACTTCAGAGAGTATTTCGGGTAACCTCACTTCACTTGAACACCTCTCCTTTTTTCATTCAGGTCACTCCTGAAGCATCACAAAATGCATTTGCAAAGATGGTAGCAGCTCTGATTCGGCAGAACCTCGAATCCAATCCATCAAAAGCAAGCGACTTTAATGCTCTGTTCGGTGTAGTTTCACTGGTTGCAGAGGACGCAGAGATAGCGATTACGCTCCTCTTCAATCGTGGAGAGCTATGGGTTACAGACGGAATTACAGGGATTCCTGATATAACGATACGGGGTTCTTCCAATCATATTCTTGCTCTTTCTGCGATTCCTGTGGATCGTTTGTGGACTCTTCTGCTGTTCAAATCAGCTGATCGTGCGGGGTTGGAAGCGATCAAAAACCTTTTGAAAGCGGTGCGCCAAGCTGAACTCCGCCTTTATGGTGTGTGGGCTCGGCCTATTTTCGCCTTACGTTTGACGCGGATCATGTCTGTATCATCTTGACAGAAAACAATTTTTAGTAGTTATGTTGCCACCGGTAGTGATTTGTTATGCTAGTGGCTTGGCTATTTTTTGAGTTTTGAGAAGGAGATTGTATGGCTGTTCATATTCGTTTGGCACCATCGGGATCGAAAAAAAGGCCCTTTTATCGGGTTGTCGTGGCTGATCAGCGGAGTCCACGAGGAGGGCGATTTCTCGAGAAATTGGGCATCTACAATCCTCAAAGGAGTCCCATCATTTTTCAAATCAATCAGGCTCGATTTGCTTATTGGAAGAGTGTAGGTGCTCAATTGACCCCTACAGTCGCACAGCTCTTTAAGAAGTGTTATCGCTCTATGTATGCGTCAGAGGCTTCCACTTCGATAGAAAGGCCTTTTGGCAAGCATCTCCCTTCGCAAAGAAGGTGAAGGGAGATTTTAAGGAGGTAGCCTTTGTTTAAAGATGTTGTTCATTTTATAGCTAGCCAGCTTGTAGATTATCCTGACAAGATTAGAGTTAAGGAAAATACACATGGCCCTTATACTATTGTAGAGCTTCAGGTGGCTAAGGAAGACATTGGGAGAGTAGTAGGAAGAGAGGGGCGCACGGCGCAGGCGATTCGTGTCGTTCTTCAAGCTATGGCAACCAAAATGGGTCGCAAGGCCCAGCTCGATATTCTTGATTAGAACCTTTTTCTGGTGAGATTGGACTTTTCTTATTGTTTCTATGACTGTTGAACAGAGTGTGTGGGTGCCTTTGGCGCAGGTGGTTCGTCCCCATGGTATTAAAGGGGAGCTGAGACTTAAGCTTTACTGTTCATCGAGCGATCTGTTGCTTCATGTGCGGACAGCTCTATTGCGATCGTCTTTTCAAAAAAAAGAACAGCACGTCCAAATTGAATCGGCGCGGCGAGTGAATGAGGCTATTTTAATCAAAGTTCAATCCATTCAAGGTCGCACTCAAGCGGAATTCTGGAAAGGGGCTCAGCTTTACGTGCAACGTGGGGATTTTCTTTCTCTTGAAGAAGGTGAATTTTACGCGTGTGATTTAGAAGGTGCACGGGTATTTAAGCGCCAAGGGAATGCTCTTCAAGAGATCGGTCAAGTGGAAGAAGTCTATGATTATCCTACACTTGATGCGATTTTGATTCGGCCGGTTGGGGAAAATCATTGTTATGAAGTCCCCTTGATCGATTCTTTTGTTGAGGAGGTCGATCCGTGGGAGAAAAGAGTGATCCTTTCTTCTTCCTCTTGGAGCGTCTATTCGTGAAGTGTTTAGACTGACATGCTGCGATTTGATATCGTCACTCTCTTTCCCGAATTGTTTTCTGGTTTCCTCACCA
Protein-coding regions in this window:
- a CDS encoding KH domain-containing protein; the protein is MFKDVVHFIASQLVDYPDKIRVKENTHGPYTIVELQVAKEDIGRVVGREGRTAQAIRVVLQAMATKMGRKAQLDILD
- the rimM gene encoding ribosome maturation factor RimM (Essential for efficient processing of 16S rRNA), translating into MPLAQVVRPHGIKGELRLKLYCSSSDLLLHVRTALLRSSFQKKEQHVQIESARRVNEAILIKVQSIQGRTQAEFWKGAQLYVQRGDFLSLEEGEFYACDLEGARVFKRQGNALQEIGQVEEVYDYPTLDAILIRPVGENHCYEVPLIDSFVEEVDPWEKRVILSSSSWSVYS
- the rpsP gene encoding 30S ribosomal protein S16 codes for the protein MAVHIRLAPSGSKKRPFYRVVVADQRSPRGGRFLEKLGIYNPQRSPIIFQINQARFAYWKSVGAQLTPTVAQLFKKCYRSMYASEASTSIERPFGKHLPSQRR